The genome window GCGGAACGCAGGTCTTCTTCAAGCCGGTCGAATTCTTCCGGCGTCGGTTCGATGATCGGCAGGCGCGGCGCGCCTACCTCGATCCCCTGGAGCCTCAGTGCCGCCTTTGAGAAGGTCGCACCGCCGAGCCTGGCCTGGGCACGCATGAGCGGTCGCAGCCGGTTCGAGATGGTGCGGGCACCGGTGATGTCACCGGCGTCCACGGCATCACGGAGAGCACGGAGCTGGGACGGAGCGGCGTGGCCGATCACGGAGATCAGACCGGTGGCGCCGACCGCGAGCCACGGGACGTTGAGCGGGTCATCCCCCGAGTACCAGGCGAGTCCGGTCTCCTCCATCAGTTCCATACCGGTGGCGAGGTCGCCCTTGGCGTCCTTCACAGCACTGATGTTGGGGTGGGCAGCCAGCCGTCGCATCGTGTCGGCCTCGATGGGCACGACCGAGCGGGACGGGATGTCGTAGAGGCAGATCGGAGTGTCGACCGCGTCAGCCACCGTGGTGAAGTGCCGGTAGAGGCCTTCCTGGCTGGGGCGGGAGTAGTACGGGGTGACCACGAGCAGGCCGTCCGCGCCGGCTGCTTCGGCAGCTCTGGACAGTTCCACGGATTCCGCGGTGCTGTAGGTGCCGGAACCGGCGACCAACTTCACCCCGGAGCCCAGTTCGGCGCGGATCGCCGTGAGCAGGTTGAGCTTCTCCTCGGAGGTGACGGTCGGGGATTCCCCGGTCGTCCCACCGATGATCAGAGCGTCGAGGCCCTTGTCCACCAGATGCCCGGCGAGGGCGACTCCGGCGGCGAGGTCAAGGTCCCCGTCCTTCGTGAAGGGGGTGACCATCGCCACCGAAACCGTACCGAAGAACTCAGCGCCCGTTGTCGCTGCAATACCTGTGCTCATGACCACACAGGATACCGTCCTCCGTCGGGGAAGTGTGTACCGGGGCCACGGTGGGTCGCCGCAGAGCCGTCACATATCCGCGACATAGGGGCTTGTCGCGGTCTCCGACCCGTCCCGCAGTCGGGTGACCGTGAAGTCGGCGAAGACCTCCGGGCTGAGGTCCTGCAGCAGGTTCAGGCACGCCACCGCGACCCGACGGATCTCCGGGTCCGCGTGCTCGGCGGCCCGCATCGCGATGAAATGACGCCAG of Corynebacterium terpenotabidum Y-11 contains these proteins:
- the dapA gene encoding 4-hydroxy-tetrahydrodipicolinate synthase, with translation MSTGIAATTGAEFFGTVSVAMVTPFTKDGDLDLAAGVALAGHLVDKGLDALIIGGTTGESPTVTSEEKLNLLTAIRAELGSGVKLVAGSGTYSTAESVELSRAAEAAGADGLLVVTPYYSRPSQEGLYRHFTTVADAVDTPICLYDIPSRSVVPIEADTMRRLAAHPNISAVKDAKGDLATGMELMEETGLAWYSGDDPLNVPWLAVGATGLISVIGHAAPSQLRALRDAVDAGDITGARTISNRLRPLMRAQARLGGATFSKAALRLQGIEVGAPRLPIIEPTPEEFDRLEEDLRSAGV